Within Sporosarcina sp. PTS2304, the genomic segment CACTTTCAGCGTAGTAAATCCTTTCGCCACATATTCTGCTGCTTCATTAGCCATAGCGCTTGGAGTTCCGACGCTAACAGTCATATTTGTCTTTAAACAATTTCGGTAACCTCCTAACACATGATGTAACGGCATCATACAAAGCTGTCCGAACAAATCGTAAAGTGCCATATCAACCGCTGCCTTAGCACTTGTATTGCCAGTGACCGCCCGTTGCATCTGCTCGAATATTTTTTCACGGTTTCTAACATCCTGTCCTATTAAAAGAGGGGTGAAGATATGATCGATGACATACCGGATACCGCCAAGCGAATCCCCAGTGATCACATGTGTCGGCACAGCTTTCCCCCAACCGTTCGATCCATCGTCTGCAGTTATTTTCACCACTATCGACTGCATATTATGAACTGTGCGCAATGCGGTGACAAACGGCTTTTGCAATGGTATATGCACGAAGAACGTTTCTACAGTGCAGATTTTCAATCACTTCACTCCTGGCAAGATAGTTAACGTTTTTCCATCAGCGTCCAATCGACTTTTCATGCCAAGCGGAATCGCCACATTCGGTTCGCAATGCCCCATTTGGAAACCTTTGACAACCGGTTTTCCTAAGTTGCTGAAGTAATGCGCAAATACCTCCTCCATTGTGAGTGTCGCATCGGGAGTAGTCGATTCAGCTTTTGCAAAATCCCCTATAACAATACCTGCTGCTTCACGAAGCTTCCCCGCCAGCCGCAGTTGATTCAATAAACGGTCTACTTTATACGGCTCCTCTCCCACATCTTCAATAAAGAGAAGTTTCTGATTAGTTTGGATCTCAAACTCACTCCCTAGACTATTAGCAAGTTGCGTTAAATTTCCTCCGACAATTTCTCCTTCTGCTACACCACCTACGATAGCTTCAAGCGGAGAAATGGCTTCCGTGTAATGAATTTCCACAGGTTCAAATAGTTGTCCAAACATCTTACCCGACAACTCATGAAACTCTTCTTTCGCTACACAAGAAGCCAACATCGGTCCATGAAACGTCACCAGCCCCGCTCCTTGACGAATCGCCGTATGTACATACGTAATATCACTGAAGCCCCAAAATATCTTCGGATTTTCCTGAATTACTTCCATGTCGAGGTATTCCGCATACCGCGCAGAACCATAGCCCCCACCTGCACAAATAATCCCCTTCACTTCGGGATCTCTGAACATTCCATGCAGATCAGCCAACCGTTCTTCATCTGAGCCGGCTAAATACCCATTCTTCCTGTAAACCGCCTGCCCAACTTTATAACGCAATCCCAGTTGATCCAAAAATGAAAACGCACGCTCCAATTGCTCCTGCTCAATAGGACTCGCAGGCGCCACAATCCCAATCACATCACCTTTACGCAAACGTTTTGGACAAATCATTCTATTCGTCCCCCTTTCTACGTCCTACTTTATCATATTCATCTACATACATACTTAATACCGCAGTTTCCAATTTGGAATGCGGTAATTTTTTTGAAATGATGTTTTCGCTGGGGATTGCTGTTAGAGTGTGGATTCTATGAGCGTTACAACACGGACTATGAGCGGAAGATCAATTCTATGAGCGCTACAACACGCACTATGAGCGGAAAATTCACTTCTATGAGCGCTACAACACGAACTATGAGCGGAAGATTCACTTCTATGAGCGCTACAACACGCACTATGAGCGGAAAATCAATTCTATGAGCGCTACAACACGCACTATGAGCGGAAAATCAATTCTATGAGCGCTACAACACGCACTATGAGCGGAAGATTCACTTCTATGAGCGCAAAACAACATTCAAAAAATTCATTTCGACACACCCCACTTCCAAACGTGGCGGTTTTCTGATTTTGAGTCTATAGAATAATTCACTACACGTTTATTCACACCGAGCAATTCATAGCGATACAGCGTCGGTACGATGGGTACGTCTTCCACCATCATCGCCTGCCATTTTTGATAAATATTGCGTCTAACTTTCGAATCAAAAGCCTCTTCGGACGTTCCAGCTTTTAAAAGTTGATCATTTAATTCACTCGTATACCGCGAGTAGTTAAATAATGCTTGGCGTCCATAAAGTCCCGATGGATCCGGGTCTGAACCTGTACCCCAAGCACCCTGAAAAATATCTACTTTCGGATGATCCGACTTCACCAACTCATAAAACGAATGAAAGTCATGCAAGCGTCCGTCTGTTAATTCCACTTGCAGCCCGACGTCCGCCCAATTTTGTATATAGTAGTTTGCAATAGGTTCCGCTACATCCCCACCGGCCATTGATGCAAAGTATAAAACAAAGGGTTTGCCTTCAGGGTCTTCCCGATAGCCATCGCCTGTGATATCAATATATCCCGCTTCATCCAATAATCTTTTTGCTGTTTCAGGATTATAAGGTCGCCCTGGATTCTTGGCATCATGGTAAAAATTAAATACCGGAACCATCAGTGTGGTCGCCGGAAAACGTAAACCGTGATACAAATACTTACCGACAGATTCATTATCCAATGCATGCCACATCGCTTGCCTAACCAATTTATTGGCTAACTTCGCCTGCGGATTCATTCGATTCTCTTTATGCGTTTCATCCCATACCCCTAATTTGAAACCAATATAACTGTAGGCCATGTCTATTTCTCCAAGAAGCGTAATATTTCCAAGTTTTTTCACCGAATCATATTGATCCACTGGCACTTTTGCTATATCCACATCGCCTTTTTTTAAAGACTCCACAACAATGGCTTCGTTCACTGTTTTGACTACGACTGATTGAAGTTTCGGACGACCCCTCCAATAATTTTCATTGCGCTTTAATAAAACAGATTCTCCCGGCACAATTTTAACGATAATATACGGGCCAAAGCCAATCGGCGTCACTCGGATTTTATCAGATGCTTCGAGCTCTCTCATCGTTACCTCACCTGTTATTATGTCCCCTACATGATGCCGCGGAACAGGAACGGACCAAAAACCGGTCAAAATGGAAGGAGTCGCTTCTTTATATGTTATTTGAATTGTTCGTTCATCAGACACCGTAATTCCTGAAATATCTTTCGCTTGCCCTGCATGATAAGCATCCATCCCTACAATGTTTTCAATCGTGAATGTGTAACGCTCTCCAGCATAATCGGGATGGCCGAGCAACTCATAGGCATATAACAAGTCACTCGCTTTCACCGGTTCGCCATCATGCCAAGAAACGCCCTCTTTAATTCGCAGTGTAATGGTTCTTAGGTCTTCAGATAATTCGTAGGTGGCTGCTCCTTCATTCGAAATTTCAAAATTACTGTCCACGGAAAGTAGTGACTCGTCAAACCAAGTCATAATTTCCGCATCAAATGCTCCACTGTAAAAAGGTCTGCTCAACGTCCCTTCGAATGGACCTGAACTGACCAATGCGACTGTCATTTCTCCATCGTCCAGCGGCGGGTGATGGTTTTCTACTTCTAAAGGAAACGTAGGAAGTTCCACTTTTGTCTGCGATTGTGCGTCTGTACAGCCTCCCAATAAAAGTCCGACTACTATGACAACGCCATGTATTTTCACATCATCTTCCTCCTTCACACCAATCGTTGCCTTGCATCCGCTGCTCGTCTTACTGCTTGACCGATATAATTTATACAAAGCATAATCACTAAAATCAGCAGAGCCGCGGGCAACCACACCCACCAGTTATTTTGTACAATATGAGGATTTTTAGCTAATGCAATCAAAGTTCCGAGTGAAGGGGTTCCTGAAGGCAGACCGAAACCTAGAAATGTCAAGCCTGTCTCCAGCCCAATATTTCCTGCCAGCGTCAACGTCATATTGACAATAATGAGCGAACTTATATTTGGTAGCAATTCGAATAACATCACTTTCCAATGAGGCGTCCCGAGTGTTTTGGATGCTTGAATATATTCTACCTCTCGCTCTGCCAGGCACCTTGATCGAACGAGGCGCGCTTTTCCGAACCAGGCAAAAGCGCTCATGATCAAGATGAAATTGAGAACACTATAATCTGGCACAATCACAATAAATACAATAATGATCATCAAGGAAGGCAAAATCATCAAAAAGTCCAGAACCCGACAAATGAGTTGATCGACCATTCCACCGTAATACCCTGCAAGCAGCCCGACTACAATGCCATATACACTGGCAAGCAATGTCACACAAATTCCAATGGTCAATGAATTTCGCGCTCCCAGCAGTAACTGGCCGAACACATCCCGTCCACCGTCGTCAGTCCCAAGCCAATGACCTGCCGAGGGTGGTTGGTAGATGCGAGATAATTCGATTCTAGTCATACTTTCTATGGAAATAAATAAAGGAGAGCTATAAGCGAGTCCGACGATCAAAGCGATGATGAAAGCCGAAGTAAGCGCCCATCGATCTTTACGGATTTCAAGATAAATGATCGATAGGAATGTGCGATTCACTGATTTCGCACCGACTATAGATTGCTGGAATTGCGTCATGCCGCTTCCTCCTCATCCTAAACGAATTCGCGGGTCTACTATTCTCAATAAAATGTCCGACAACATCGTTCCGACAATGACAGCAGCCCCTGAAATGAGAACGAGTGCGGTGACGACCGTGAAATCTCTAGCCATAATTGAATCGATAAATAACCGCCCGAGCCCTGGATAACTGAAAATCGTCTCTATAAATACAGAACCTGCAATTAAACCTGTAATTTCATATCCTAAAAAGGCTGCAATCGGCAACATCGAATGGCGCAATATATGCCGGCGATACAAAATATTTTCCGGCACTCCTTTCGCCCGGGCCGTTTTAACAAAGTCTTTTACTTTCGTCTCTATAATTTCATTGCGCAAATACTGTATCGTCGAGTATGTCAATAATAAGGAACCTGATAACACCGGTAACACTAGATGTTTTAATTTGTTCCATACAAATTCCATCGTGTCTTCTTCCATCCGAATATCGACACTTCCGCCGCTCGGAAACCATCCTAGAACGAAACCGAAAACATACAGCATCAACAGTGCAAAAACAAACACCGGGGTGGCAAATGAAATATAGTTATACGTTACGATGAGTTGATCGGCAAGGCTGCCTGTCCATCTGCCCGCTATCAAACCAAGAGGAATTGCAAGCACATACGTCACAAGTAATGTAGCGAGCGACAACCAAATTGTATTGGCGACCCGTCCAGCAAGTAATTGTGTAACGGGTTGTTTATGGACGAATGATTGACCGAAGTCTCCCTTTAGCGCATTTCCCATCCAGCGACCATATTGAACAATCCACGGATCATTTAAACCATACTGCTGACGAATCTTTTCCATTTGCTCAGCAGAAACATTCGGTTTTCCCATAAATGCACCTGTCACCGCATCGCCTGGCATTTGTTTCGCCAAAAAGAAAATGAGCACACTCAATAAAAGTAATTGTGGAATCATCAGGAAAATTCTTTTACTAATGAATGTGAGCATTTTCATCCCTCCTCATTTCATAGCCACAAAGTGAGTAGATGAAATTTTCCGCAACTCCTTCACACGTCCGGTCACATCCAAAAAATCACCTATTCGTAGTTCATATTCGCGCTGAATTGTTTGACGTTCCTGAACTTTTTGCATACGCTTTGCAGGATTCATTTCCGGCACTGCAGCTAGTAAACGTTTTGTATAAGGATGAAGCGGCCGCTCAAAGATATCCCCCACTGTTCCTTCTTCCACGAGGCGCCCTTGATACATGATGCCAATTCGATCACACATATGACGGACAATTCCTAAGTCATGCGAGATAAATAACATCGATTGCCCATATTCTCGCTGTATGTCCTTCATGAAGTTAAGGACTTGGGCTTGCACGGATACGTCAAGTGCCGATACGGGTTCATCCGCTATGAGTAGTTTCGGTTGCAACGCAAGGGCTCTAGCGATGCAAATACGCTGACGCTGTCCACCTGAAAATTGATGGGGGTATTGGTACAGCGAGTCAGGATTCAGTCCCACTCGTTCTACCAGTTCTCGTACTCGTTGTAACTCTTGCTCTTTTGAAAGTCGCGAAAAATTCCGTAACGGTTCCGCTATACTATTCCAAACGTTTTTTCTAGGATTCAATGAAGCATAGGGATCTTGGAATATCATCTGTATATCTTTCATTCGC encodes:
- a CDS encoding LD-carboxypeptidase — its product is MICPKRLRKGDVIGIVAPASPIEQEQLERAFSFLDQLGLRYKVGQAVYRKNGYLAGSDEERLADLHGMFRDPEVKGIICAGGGYGSARYAEYLDMEVIQENPKIFWGFSDITYVHTAIRQGAGLVTFHGPMLASCVAKEEFHELSGKMFGQLFEPVEIHYTEAISPLEAIVGGVAEGEIVGGNLTQLANSLGSEFEIQTNQKLLFIEDVGEEPYKVDRLLNQLRLAGKLREAAGIVIGDFAKAESTTPDATLTMEEVFAHYFSNLGKPVVKGFQMGHCEPNVAIPLGMKSRLDADGKTLTILPGVK
- a CDS encoding oligopeptide ABC transporter substrate-binding protein produces the protein MKIHGVVIVVGLLLGGCTDAQSQTKVELPTFPLEVENHHPPLDDGEMTVALVSSGPFEGTLSRPFYSGAFDAEIMTWFDESLLSVDSNFEISNEGAATYELSEDLRTITLRIKEGVSWHDGEPVKASDLLYAYELLGHPDYAGERYTFTIENIVGMDAYHAGQAKDISGITVSDERTIQITYKEATPSILTGFWSVPVPRHHVGDIITGEVTMRELEASDKIRVTPIGFGPYIIVKIVPGESVLLKRNENYWRGRPKLQSVVVKTVNEAIVVESLKKGDVDIAKVPVDQYDSVKKLGNITLLGEIDMAYSYIGFKLGVWDETHKENRMNPQAKLANKLVRQAMWHALDNESVGKYLYHGLRFPATTLMVPVFNFYHDAKNPGRPYNPETAKRLLDEAGYIDITGDGYREDPEGKPFVLYFASMAGGDVAEPIANYYIQNWADVGLQVELTDGRLHDFHSFYELVKSDHPKVDIFQGAWGTGSDPDPSGLYGRQALFNYSRYTSELNDQLLKAGTSEEAFDSKVRRNIYQKWQAMMVEDVPIVPTLYRYELLGVNKRVVNYSIDSKSENRHVWKWGVSK
- a CDS encoding ABC transporter permease, translating into MTQFQQSIVGAKSVNRTFLSIIYLEIRKDRWALTSAFIIALIVGLAYSSPLFISIESMTRIELSRIYQPPSAGHWLGTDDGGRDVFGQLLLGARNSLTIGICVTLLASVYGIVVGLLAGYYGGMVDQLICRVLDFLMILPSLMIIIVFIVIVPDYSVLNFILIMSAFAWFGKARLVRSRCLAEREVEYIQASKTLGTPHWKVMLFELLPNISSLIIVNMTLTLAGNIGLETGLTFLGFGLPSGTPSLGTLIALAKNPHIVQNNWWVWLPAALLILVIMLCINYIGQAVRRAADARQRLV
- the opp4B gene encoding oligopeptide ABC transporter permease, which produces MLTFISKRIFLMIPQLLLLSVLIFFLAKQMPGDAVTGAFMGKPNVSAEQMEKIRQQYGLNDPWIVQYGRWMGNALKGDFGQSFVHKQPVTQLLAGRVANTIWLSLATLLVTYVLAIPLGLIAGRWTGSLADQLIVTYNYISFATPVFVFALLMLYVFGFVLGWFPSGGSVDIRMEEDTMEFVWNKLKHLVLPVLSGSLLLTYSTIQYLRNEIIETKVKDFVKTARAKGVPENILYRRHILRHSMLPIAAFLGYEITGLIAGSVFIETIFSYPGLGRLFIDSIMARDFTVVTALVLISGAAVIVGTMLSDILLRIVDPRIRLG
- a CDS encoding ATP-binding cassette domain-containing protein, which translates into the protein MPLLQLHDVTVSLPRNTGRIPIPIVDRVSFHLYRGEVYGLVGESGCGKSTTARALVGLKQLTEGSILFHGENLATLPRKERRMRMKDIQMIFQDPYASLNPRKNVWNSIAEPLRNFSRLSKEQELQRVRELVERVGLNPDSLYQYPHQFSGGQRQRICIARALALQPKLLIADEPVSALDVSVQAQVLNFMKDIQREYGQSMLFISHDLGIVRHMCDRIGIMYQGRLVEEGTVGDIFERPLHPYTKRLLAAVPEMNPAKRMQKVQERQTIQREYELRIGDFLDVTGRVKELRKISSTHFVAMK